AGAGTTAGGCccaggtgtcatatctttacagtTGCTAACTCAGTGAAATTGAGAGAAATTTCTACCTTCTCCTCCAACTAAAAGGAATGGTGAAAAGAATGATTAACTATGTAGAGACACTATAAAAGATAATTAAAGCGGGAATATTGAAGGTGAAGAAAATTTGTCTACAAGTTATAGCCGGAATCATTCTCCTACcgtaaaaagaaaaggaaagagagaATTAATTATTCTACTGATTCTCAGATGATCACTAGCTAGGTTCATCTTCTCACAAGAAATGGTATTCAGATCTCCAGTAAAAAGGGGTAAAATTAAGCAACTAtaagatttaagaaaaaaaggcaTACCTCATTGACAGCGGGGGCGTCAAGCGTATTATAGAATCATGAGTTGGCTTAGCAAGAATGCCTCTCTCCTTCAGTTTCATACATATATCATAAGCTGTCGCAGGTAATAAGGATTTGCTATTAAGCTCCACAGCATTGAATAGGCCTTTCCCTCGAACTTCCTTTATGAAATGAGGAAATTGCCGCTGAATCTTTATCAGCTGATGTCTAAGTTGTTCTCCCATTTGAGCAGATCTATTATCAAAGATACCATTTGTACAGATTGTGATATCAAAAGTTGCTCATTATCAAGAAATGTGAATGCAGGATCTAACAGGTGATTAATATATAAGAGATTTATGAAAAGACCACAAAACTACTATCAATGTAGCCCAGAAATATAAGTGTAGCCCACTTATGAGCAGAGGAATTATTCCCCGTATGGTGAGCATTTCATGTTAAATATCTTAAGTTTGATGTGATTTCTGAAACATCCCTACCCTTCCCCACAACATCCTACCCTATGGGCAGGGGCAGATCAGTGTACAATATATGCAACAAAACATCTGGTGTGAAGCAAGGAATTTGATACCTCTCTGCAAGTCCTTCATCTCTAATCACATCTAAAGATGCAATTGCAACTGCACTGGCCAATGGATTCCCCCCAAAAGTGCTAATgtgtttgaaaagaaaaaagatacgTATCATGAAACAGAGACAAATCAATGTAAAGAAATAGAAAACACACACATAGTCGTGGCTGCAGTGAACTGTGGTAGGGGTATAGCAAGTTCAAAACCTCTGTTATAAGCCCAATTCAAATCAACTTAAAATTACTAGGGTTTACCTCACACAGAGCAGGAGTTCAAATTTAACatactttttcttcaaatacatcTACTGAATAGTAGAGCCGGAACATAATATGGTTTTAGTTTGTAAAATCTTTTCACCTCAAAATCGGAGCCATTGGAAGGTCAAAGCTGGTAGTCCACATTGCTAGCTGGTGTTTTGACTAGCTATGATTACTAGTATAACTATATAGGAAAGAAACTGGACATCAATACTGAAAAGAATTAGAATAAAATCTTTGTCATGTTCTACAATGAAGAAGAATTACAAGCAATTGTTACCCTGATAGCCTTGATCCTTGACTAAACTATCACTAATCCTACTCCTTCAGGTTCTAGTATCTTTTCCATTCTTTTATCCCCTTTACAAACCATTAAAGCaccataaagtgttgattttaaagaatttttatcCATTAACATGCACACcatcattttattaatttttgagcAACATGCAAGGcatcatttatatatacaaaaaaaaaacactgtGTAAGtcaaataatttgagaaatatggaaCCCATAACTTGCTCTTTCCAAAGCAACAAACTCTATCTAAAATCAACTGCAAgtcaaataaattaacaaaCAGTTACAAGAACTTCTCATTTAGCAATTTGCAACCTTCCATGCTCTCCAGCCTGAATGCAAAGCATAACATCTTTATCTGCAAGCACAGCACTCACAGGCAAGACTCCACCACCTAATGCTTTTCCCAATATCTGCACagcatatttttaaaatttaggaGCATGACCACAAAGACACAAGCGAGTACCATATGTTCAAACAAATTTAATTGTCTTCTTATAAGAACTAATAACTATCTTACAACAACATCTGGACGAACTTCTTCCCAATCACAAGCCAGCAATCGACCAGAGCGTGCCAAGCCACTTTGTATTTCATCAgcaatcatcaaaatattgtaCTTTGAGCAAAGATTTCTAACAGCCTTCAGGTAACCTTCCGGGGGAATTATAACCTGCAGAGGAAGGAAAATATTGTGTGGTAACATAATAAGCACAGATAATTTTTCCATCCGGACAAGTGACAATAACCTCAGTGACAATATCTTCCTGCATGCACTGCCCTTTCCAGGTGGTATGAgcaaaacattaaaaataaatggcCATGGAAAAGACTGAAAATACCAGGCTGAGGTCGGTAGCTCACACTCCAAGcaaatatttgtaaatttcTAGTTATAACATATTAGATATGATCATAGACACACTATATATTTCTATATGGTCATTTCGGTTGAAGAATACACATACCCCAGCCTCTCCTTGAATTGGTTCAAACAAAAAGCCAGCTATCTGATCTCCTTTTTCTGAAAACCAtaaaatagtgaaaaataatGAGCTTCAACTACTATGTCTGCAATTAGGAAGAATGTATTTGACTACCATTACTTTGCCAAGATAGATCCATCACCTTTACGTACCTTTGAATAATTTTTCAAGGGTAACAGAATCTCCAAAATCGACTTTAAGTTGCCCAGGTAATAGGGGCCAAAAACCACGAGTAGCTTCATTGTCACAACTCATGGAGATTGCAGCCAACGTCCGACCATGGAAGCAGCCACAGCATGAGACAATGAGAGCCTgcaaatgacaaaaataatatatcagAAAAGTCTAGACAGACATCCAGGTCAATCTTAGTAAAGAGGATATGGCCTTTCATGGTGTCGTTAGGAAACTTTGAGGTGGAGTTCAATTATGTATGACTGGAAACTTAGAGTtgacttgaatttcaaagtagGAATACACACACAAAACTGGATGCAGCAGGTTCAGGATTCAACTTTTCGTAACATTTACATCACAACCAGAAACTTTTGTAAGACTCCGAATAACTTAATAGGGGAAAGGAAATTGTTTTTCACATATGTATTTTAAGAGATCTATCTCTAACTTAATTTGCTACCCATGTAATTAGGAAAACTGTTAAAGTTTGACTTCCTGACAAAAACCGAATGCATGAAGTAGTAAGGTATATTTTCCTCTCAAAAAGAAAGTAGTAAGGTATATTTTCTTTACCTCATTTTTCGGTATTCTCTTCTTCATGTAACCCCATTTCCTTGCCAGCTTAAGGGCTGTTTCTACCCCTTCTGCACCAGTGTTCATAGGTAGCAGCATATCATATCCAAACATGCTGGTTATACGTTCTGCAAATACTGGAAACCTATTGTTATAGAAGGCACGAGAACTGAGAGTGAGCATTTGAGCCTGTTCTGCTAATACTTTCATGATCTTTGGATGACAATGTCcctgaaaataaaattgaacttTAATTCAGTATGAAAATCTTACATAGTACTTCTCTATTTTAATCTGTGACCTGAAAATATTTCATACACTTGTCAAAATATAATCCTCCACTTCTGCAATGTTTCAAGAATATAAATCCATTTAGTAATTGAAAACTAAACCATCGTGTAATGAATACTTTATCAAAGTAACATTTTGATACTATAACAATTAACAAATATTAGATCAAGTCAAATTGCATTTTCAACCTCTGTGCTTAGATGAAAGGGGTGTGGAAAATGAGTATCACCAAAGGTAGCTTTCTTTAGATAATCTAAAGAGGATGATCACTTCATTACTTCTGTCAAATGTGTGCAAGAACGTAGGAAACAACCGTAAACCTACTTTTCCATTGTGATACAGCTATGGAGATGTAGAAAATGTCTATGGAAGCTTTTGAAATGCAAAGAGTGATGTCTAGAGAAGTCCATTAATGCTTACATGTGGAGGGTCTGTAGAGACCCAAAGGCATTCAGGAAAATGCAGTACAATTGCCTCATTTGCATGATATGGAAAAGTAGAAAGAGATATACAGGAGGTGTCTTGAAGTACAAGCTAGTGCCTTGTGTATAGGGTAAATTATAGTTCTTTGAGCATTTATTTTTCTGGTGCATACAGAGAAATATGAATGTTAGACACGCTTATGAAATTCTGGAAGCTCTGAAGCCTGATTTTTGAAAACCTTACATTTAGTACCCTATTTGTGTGGTTACAACAATTTGAGAAAGGTATTAGTTAACGACAAATGAACCTGATAAAGTGTAAATGTTACCAACTACTTTACTAGTTTCTTTTAGTAAGACAAGTTGACTGCTTTATCTCTGTGCCAAGACAATAATGTCAAATTTATTAGGTGGAGTAAATCATTGGTAATGTGAACCTAACAAAGTGGATACATGAAACTAAGAGTCCCGAAGAGCATTCCTACACTATCGTGAGGACATAAAATGTACATCTTGGTTGGTAATATGAACCTGACAAAGCGGATAAATAAAACCAAGTGCCCTGAACTGCATGTCCTATACTGTCGTGAgtatataaaatgtacatcctGGTTGGTAATATGAAACCTAACAAAGCAGATAAATGAAACCAAGAGCCCTGAACTGCACATCCTACAAAGTAGTGagtgtataaaatgtacatcctGGTGACATAGCATTGGAAGAATGGACACTACACTTCCCTTCAACTTTTCGAATGAATAACAGGATCTATGGGAGTTGTGCAAGTGTATGCTAGAAGACCGATAAAGAATAGTACAAAGTTGACTCTACCTACTTTAGGAAATAGTCAAAAACAAATACCAAGGTGTTCCAATAATTGTTCTTCTCTCTTTTTACCTGATTGACAGCAGAATAAGCTGAGAGGAAATCAAGATATTTTTTCCCTTCTGGATCCCAGACAGATGAACCCTTAGCTTTAGAAAAAACGATAGGAATCGGATGGTAACTGCAATTCAGTCAAAAGAATCAGTATTTCCAACGCTATACCACCCATATaagttctatttttttcattaaataacaaaagaattaaCATGCTTGAGCTGTCACATTAGAAAACATTCAcaagaaagaatattttttcaaatattagcTGCAAAACTTGTGCTACTTCCATAAAGTGCTAATCATAGTCTACACACCTCCTGAGCAACAAAACTACACAGTTGCTCCATATATGCCTCTTCTTCAAGATCCTcatgaagaaaaacattttttatatcCAATTGGTAAAGAGGCCAATGGCGAACAACAACCATGGATAAGAAGTTATGGACTGAAGCAATCTTAGCCACAGACAAGCCTTTCGACAGTCAAAATTTGTCCGTCGGGGCCAACCTTCACGGTATATACCCAACGACAATCAACTGGAGTTAAAGGAACAAGCTCTCAAGTACCACTAGAGTGTAAAGCAAACATATCCCCAATCATAGCTTGTTGCCAGCTTAGATGACAAAGAGCTTCACCTTAGGAATGGAAACAGATGATAGAGGAACGAGCTCCCAAGTACCACTGGAGTGTAAGGCAGACACCTCCTCAATCATAGCTTGATGAGAAAGAGTTTCAAGTGTAGTCTTAGGGATGAAAACAGATAATAGTGATGAAGCAAAGGCAGTATGGGCTAGTGACAAATGATGATAGCTCAAACAAGTATATTTAGGTAGAGGATTATGAATAAAACAAATACATTTTCCGGTGGCAATGAAAGAACTTTGTGTAGACAAATCCGCAACCAGTAGGTAATGACTGCTCATCTGGACCAAACAAGGAGCATGGATGATGATGATAAGTCGATTAGTGGTGGAGGTGgagttgaaaaagatggaattGTAGAAGGTGAAGGGGAAGGGTGGAAGGATCAACTATGAGAGAATCCCCAAAAAATGGAACTAGTAGAATCTCAAAAATGCCCAGATGTTCAGCAAAACAAAATGTGAAGTATGTCTGACCTTCAAAGAAAGTAACATCAACTAACATAAGGTATCATTGGAGGTCAGGTGAGAACTATCGAATCCCTTTTGTAACCTTGAATAACCGAGAAAGACACACTTAAGAGCACGAGGAGCCAATTTGTGTTATCCTGGGGTGAGGATATGGACAAAGTATGTCCTCTCAACGACACGTGGTGGAAGAGAAAACAAGgtcaattaagaaaacaaaatagaGTGTGGAATCTAATTTTGAATAAGGCATAGAGTTAATCAGATAACACAATGCAAGTACTACATCCCAAAAAACGCAATGGAACATTTACTTGTATGAGTAGGTACATGCAGTCTCAACAATACacctatttttcctttttgcgACCCCATTTTATTCTGCAATGTAAGGACAAGATGCCCAACGGAGAAGAATACCATGGGAAGACataaattgttgaatttgaGATGATAAACATTCACGTGCATTATCATTGCGAAAAGTGCAACTAGAAACACCTAATTGATCTTATATTTCCACACAAAAAAGTATAAGTATGATGAAAAATTCATAACgatctttcattaagaaaatcTAAGTACACTTGCAGTAACCATCAACGAAACTAACAAAATACTTAAAACCCAATGTG
This genomic stretch from Solanum stenotomum isolate F172 chromosome 10, ASM1918654v1, whole genome shotgun sequence harbors:
- the LOC125842472 gene encoding ornithine aminotransferase, mitochondrial-like isoform X2, with product MKVLAEQAQMLTLSSRAFYNNRFPVFAERITSMFGYDMLLPMNTGAEGVETALKLARKWGYMKKRIPKNEALIVSCCGCFHGRTLAAISMSCDNEATRGFWPLLPGQLKVDFGDSVTLEKLFKEKGDQIAGFLFEPIQGEAGVIIPPEGYLKAVRNLCSKYNILMIADEIQSGLARSGRLLACDWEEVRPDVVILGKALGGGVLPVSAVLADKDVMLCIQAGEHGSTFGGNPLASAVAIASLDVIRDEGLAERSAQMGEQLRHQLIKIQRQFPHFIKEVRGKGLFNAVELNSKSLLPATAYDICMKLKERGILAKPTHDSIIRLTPPLSMSLEELQEGSNALHDVLVHDLPKMQKEKPARVSHATSNVCDRCGRDLYGSS
- the LOC125842472 gene encoding ornithine aminotransferase, mitochondrial-like isoform X1 codes for the protein MAMKRPLQCMLRRNCMGPSFSALPEGNPSSPSQNLINLESECSAHNYHPIPIVFSKAKGSSVWDPEGKKYLDFLSAYSAVNQGHCHPKIMKVLAEQAQMLTLSSRAFYNNRFPVFAERITSMFGYDMLLPMNTGAEGVETALKLARKWGYMKKRIPKNEALIVSCCGCFHGRTLAAISMSCDNEATRGFWPLLPGQLKVDFGDSVTLEKLFKEKGDQIAGFLFEPIQGEAGVIIPPEGYLKAVRNLCSKYNILMIADEIQSGLARSGRLLACDWEEVRPDVVILGKALGGGVLPVSAVLADKDVMLCIQAGEHGSTFGGNPLASAVAIASLDVIRDEGLAERSAQMGEQLRHQLIKIQRQFPHFIKEVRGKGLFNAVELNSKSLLPATAYDICMKLKERGILAKPTHDSIIRLTPPLSMSLEELQEGSNALHDVLVHDLPKMQKEKPARVSHATSNVCDRCGRDLYGSS